The Halomonas sp. 'Soap Lake #6' genomic sequence TGGTGACATAGTGCTCCATTGAGAGCGTGTTCCAACCGTCATTGAACAGTAACTCAACAGCGGCTCTATCGAAGAAGCGCTTAGGATTGCCCTTCACAAGAAATAAGTTTGGTTCAAGCTCCGCATGACCACTAGCCCCAAAATTATGATCCTGGGTGGAGTTGAGACGGCAGAGCAGGATGCCTCCAGGTCGCAATGTGGAATGAATCCGCTGGACGATGGCTTGAGTTTCGTCCCAAGCGAAGTAGTGTAGCGATAGGCTCGCCACAATGACGCCCGCCGCACGAACCTGCTCAGGGAATGGTTCACGAATATCTCTGCACTGTACCGTAGCAGACGGAACTCTTACGCTGGTGACACCCACTGCCGCACGAGACAGATCGAAAGCGAAGACGCTGAGTCCGGCGCTAGCCATTATGGCCGTGTCATCTCCGTGCCCGCATCCAATTTCAAGAACAACACCTGTGCCAGCGCGTTCGCGCAATAGCGGCAGCCAACGATTGAGCCAAGGGTCGGTGATCATTGATTTTGAGGCTCCTTACATCCGGGCTCAGTCACTTATTTGGAGTGATAACGGAAAATAAATTGGCTGCAGCTTCTTGTCAGACGCCAGCGCTACGTAACTCACTGACTGAAGGCCTGCTCAGCAAATCGTTGAGATGTGAGCGCACCTCCGACCATTCACCCTGATGTAGGCTATACATAACGGTATCGCGGATTGTGCCATCGCGGCGCAGCTTGTGCCCACGGATCACTCCATCTTTCTTGGCGCCCAGGCGTTCAATCGCACGCTGGCTCGCGACGTTAAAATTATCGGTGCGCCAACCGACTACGTTACAGCCCAGTGTTTCAAAAGCGTGCGTCAACAGCAGTAGCTTACACGTGGTATTAACATGCGTACGCTGAACGCGTTTGGCATACCACGTATAGCCAATTTCCACTCGCTTTTCAGCGGGTAGAATATCGTGATAACTCGTGGAGCCAAGCACCGCACCACTAGCCTCTTCAATAACAGCGAAAGCGAGGCGGTGGCCTTCCTCAAAGTTTTTTAAAGCAATATCAATGTAGCCCCGCG encodes the following:
- a CDS encoding class I SAM-dependent methyltransferase; translated protein: MITDPWLNRWLPLLRERAGTGVVLEIGCGHGDDTAIMASAGLSVFAFDLSRAAVGVTSVRVPSATVQCRDIREPFPEQVRAAGVIVASLSLHYFAWDETQAIVQRIHSTLRPGGILLCRLNSTQDHNFGASGHAELEPNLFLVKGNPKRFFDRAAVELLFNDGWNTLSMEHYVTNKYVKPKALWEVVLERSDA
- a CDS encoding GNAT family N-acetyltransferase; this translates as MAFVEPITLAAHGIKLVPLTLDHESGLRAAAADGELWNLRITSVPAPEETRGYIDIALKNFEEGHRLAFAVIEEASGAVLGSTSYHDILPAEKRVEIGYTWYAKRVQRTHVNTTCKLLLLTHAFETLGCNVVGWRTDNFNVASQRAIERLGAKKDGVIRGHKLRRDGTIRDTVMYSLHQGEWSEVRSHLNDLLSRPSVSELRSAGV